The following coding sequences lie in one Mycobacterium sp. DL440 genomic window:
- a CDS encoding SDR family oxidoreductase, which yields MSEKVWFITGASRGFGREWAIAALDRGDKVAATARDTATLADLADKYGDALLPIRLDVTDRGADFAAVAQAHGHFGRLDIVVNNAGYGQFGFIEELSEADARDQIETNVFGALWVTQAALPYLRAQGSGHIIQVSSIGGITAFPLVGMYHASKWALEGLSQSLAQEVAPFGVHVTLIEPGGFSTDWAGSSARHAAPLADYDEARAAAQRARQQRSSKPGDPKASAEAVLKIVDAEEPPLRVFFGELPLQLAKADYESRLATWEQWQPISIEAGG from the coding sequence ATGAGCGAAAAAGTGTGGTTCATCACCGGTGCATCGAGGGGCTTCGGACGTGAGTGGGCAATCGCGGCCCTGGACCGCGGTGACAAGGTGGCGGCCACGGCGCGCGACACCGCGACGCTGGCGGACCTGGCCGACAAGTACGGCGACGCGCTGCTGCCGATCCGACTGGACGTCACCGACCGCGGGGCGGACTTCGCCGCAGTCGCCCAGGCCCACGGCCACTTCGGCCGGCTGGACATCGTCGTCAACAATGCGGGCTACGGCCAGTTCGGGTTCATCGAGGAGTTGTCGGAAGCCGACGCGCGCGATCAGATCGAGACGAACGTCTTCGGTGCACTGTGGGTCACCCAGGCCGCGCTACCGTACCTGCGCGCCCAAGGGAGCGGGCACATAATCCAGGTGTCCTCGATCGGCGGTATCACCGCATTCCCGCTGGTCGGGATGTACCACGCGTCCAAGTGGGCGCTGGAAGGGTTGTCGCAGTCACTGGCCCAGGAGGTCGCACCGTTCGGTGTGCACGTGACGCTGATCGAGCCGGGCGGGTTCTCTACCGATTGGGCCGGATCCTCTGCCAGACACGCTGCCCCGCTTGCCGATTACGACGAGGCCCGCGCCGCCGCGCAACGCGCCCGCCAGCAGCGCAGCTCCAAGCCCGGTGACCCCAAGGCCTCGGCCGAGGCGGTGCTCAAGATCGTCGATGCCGAAGAACCGCCGCTGCGGGTGTTCTTCGGTGAGCTGCCCCTGCAGCTGGCCAAGGCCGACTATGAGAGCCGGCTGGCGACGTGGGAGCAGTGGCAGCCGATCTCCATCGAAGCTGGTGGCTGA
- a CDS encoding demethylmenaquinone methyltransferase, whose amino-acid sequence MSRASLEKNPHEVASMFDAVARRYDLTNTVLSLGQDRFWRRQTRAALGIGPGDKVLDLAAGTAVSTVELASSGAWCVAADFSVGMLAAGASRPVPKVGADATRLPFADGVFDAVTISFGLRNVVDHVAGLREMARVTRPGGRLVVCEFSTPTNGAFATLYKEYLMQALPRMATAVSSNPDAYVYLAESIRAWPDQDELARRIGDAGWSQVKWRNLTGGIVALHAATKPSP is encoded by the coding sequence GTGAGTCGAGCGAGCCTGGAGAAGAACCCCCACGAAGTGGCATCGATGTTCGACGCCGTGGCGCGGCGCTACGACCTGACCAACACGGTGCTCTCGCTCGGGCAGGACCGGTTCTGGCGCCGGCAGACGCGTGCAGCGCTGGGAATCGGGCCCGGCGACAAGGTGCTGGACCTGGCCGCGGGCACCGCGGTATCGACGGTCGAGCTGGCGTCCTCGGGCGCGTGGTGCGTGGCCGCGGACTTCTCGGTGGGCATGCTCGCTGCCGGGGCCTCGCGCCCGGTGCCGAAGGTGGGTGCCGACGCCACCCGGCTGCCGTTCGCCGACGGGGTGTTCGACGCGGTCACCATCAGCTTCGGACTACGCAACGTTGTCGACCATGTGGCAGGGCTACGCGAGATGGCCCGGGTGACCCGGCCCGGCGGCCGGCTGGTGGTGTGCGAATTCTCCACGCCGACAAACGGTGCATTCGCCACGCTCTACAAGGAATACCTGATGCAGGCACTGCCGCGGATGGCCACCGCGGTGTCGAGCAACCCGGATGCCTATGTGTACCTGGCCGAGTCGATCCGGGCCTGGCCGGATCAGGACGAGCTGGCTCGTCGCATCGGCGACGCCGGGTGGTCACAGGTCAAGTGGCGCAACCTGACCGGCGGCATCGTGGCGTTGCACGCGGCGACGAAGCCGTCCCCCTAG
- a CDS encoding sensor domain-containing protein — protein sequence MPRTRTLCVIVAAAALVGITGCTSTVSGAALKKTPSPEENKLEQIMLPIEELKSIVGANNLTFTSKSADMSNNFWRIRDEKCLAALFPAEEMDYRFTYWTAVRTQVAQDPDSDHHHLVQQAAVLYASEAETQSMHRISEKVWRNCAGSTIPIREKQGEETSDRTWNIGHLVVDGDLITQTATRAGTDGWACQHSLSVVSKMSLEAKVCGYQIHDQATSIVNKLVTNAHR from the coding sequence GTGCCCAGAACTCGAACGTTGTGCGTGATCGTCGCGGCGGCAGCACTGGTCGGCATCACCGGTTGCACTAGCACCGTGTCCGGCGCCGCCCTGAAGAAGACTCCGTCGCCGGAGGAGAACAAGCTGGAGCAGATCATGTTGCCGATCGAGGAACTCAAATCGATCGTCGGAGCCAACAACTTGACGTTCACCAGCAAGTCTGCGGACATGAGCAACAACTTCTGGAGGATTCGCGACGAAAAGTGCCTGGCCGCACTCTTTCCCGCCGAGGAGATGGACTATCGGTTCACTTACTGGACGGCAGTGCGCACCCAGGTGGCCCAGGACCCCGACTCAGACCACCACCACTTGGTGCAACAGGCCGCCGTGCTTTACGCGTCGGAGGCTGAAACGCAATCCATGCACCGGATCTCGGAAAAGGTATGGCGCAACTGCGCGGGCTCCACAATCCCGATCCGCGAGAAACAGGGCGAAGAGACCAGCGACCGCACCTGGAATATCGGCCATCTCGTCGTCGACGGCGACCTGATCACCCAGACAGCCACCCGCGCGGGCACCGATGGATGGGCATGCCAGCACTCACTGTCGGTGGTGTCCAAGATGTCGCTCGAGGCCAAGGTGTGCGGCTATCAGATCCACGACCAGGCAACCAGCATCGTCAACAAGCTGGTCACCAACGCTCACCGCTGA
- a CDS encoding alpha/beta fold hydrolase: MSFRYDPRHRPAQPPTPAADAFTIHTAVVAEGVSLAFVREGIGGVPLLLVHGYPETKRIWWRNIEALAATGFEVIVPDLRGMGDSAVPPDDQHDIVTYSRDLYALVHDELGHESCLIAASDVGAVVSTDLIHRFPGFVTGFCVFNTVPPMAVDYSGIGTQHPGSVGGAADPTGDYRWMQGAFPDELAAMLPTPEARRQWVAAMYTNRLWGSAYAFTQSDVDFMTEPFADEARLRAGWASYQLAYGRAMSEIPLMAAVEVPTLVLYGPDDHVVGEDFVPRTERAFLNRIGPLVVPGAGHFLQWERADIFNRLVPAVFGDVIARHRQAEPESTRPASV, from the coding sequence GTGTCATTCCGTTACGATCCGCGCCATCGTCCGGCGCAGCCTCCGACGCCGGCCGCTGACGCGTTCACCATCCACACTGCCGTTGTCGCCGAGGGGGTTTCGCTGGCATTCGTCCGCGAAGGCATCGGCGGCGTTCCACTTCTGCTGGTCCACGGCTATCCCGAGACCAAGCGGATCTGGTGGCGCAACATCGAGGCCCTGGCCGCCACCGGATTCGAGGTCATCGTCCCGGACCTGCGCGGCATGGGCGACAGCGCCGTCCCGCCTGACGACCAGCACGACATCGTCACCTACTCCCGCGATCTGTACGCATTGGTACACGACGAGCTCGGGCACGAGTCCTGCCTGATCGCGGCGAGCGATGTCGGTGCCGTCGTGAGTACCGACCTGATTCACCGGTTTCCCGGATTCGTCACGGGTTTCTGTGTTTTCAACACCGTGCCGCCCATGGCCGTGGACTACTCAGGAATCGGTACGCAACATCCGGGCTCGGTGGGCGGCGCGGCCGACCCCACCGGTGACTACCGCTGGATGCAGGGTGCCTTCCCCGACGAACTCGCCGCGATGCTGCCCACGCCGGAAGCGCGCAGGCAGTGGGTCGCGGCGATGTACACCAATCGGTTGTGGGGCTCGGCCTACGCGTTCACCCAGTCCGACGTGGATTTCATGACCGAACCGTTCGCCGACGAGGCGCGGTTACGGGCCGGGTGGGCGTCCTACCAACTCGCCTACGGTCGGGCCATGTCCGAGATTCCGCTGATGGCTGCGGTCGAGGTGCCGACCCTGGTTTTGTACGGCCCCGACGATCATGTGGTCGGCGAGGACTTCGTACCCCGCACCGAGCGGGCATTCCTCAATCGCATTGGGCCACTGGTGGTTCCGGGTGCCGGCCACTTCCTGCAGTGGGAGCGGGCCGACATCTTCAACCGGCTGGTTCCCGCGGTGTTCGGGGATGTCATCGCGCGCCATCGGCAGGCTGAGCCAGAATCGACCCGCCCAGCCAGCGTCTGA
- a CDS encoding amidohydrolase family protein, whose product MFDLKITGGTVVDGTGADRFTADVAIKDGKIVEVRRRGANDPALAGDAAETIDATGKIVAPGFVDIHTHYDGQVSWDAVLEPSSNHGVTTVVAGNCGVGFAPVRPGQEEWLISLMEGVEDIPGTALTEGITWGWETFGEYLDVIGQRELAVDMGTQIAHGAIRAYAMGERGARNEAATPDDIKAMAKLVQEAVEAGALGFSSSRTIAHTAMDGEPVPGTFAAEDELFALGRATAAAGAAVFELAPQGAAGEDIVAPKKELEWMRRLGEEIDCALSFALIQVDADPNLWREQLDLSAAAHQAGSRLFPQVAARPFGMLLGFPGHHAFTHRPTYRRLQAECTREELAERLADPKVRAAILAEEDLPIDPNKLFDGMFMLAQNVANRLYHIGEPPDYEPTDERTVAAIAKQRGLDPLATMYDLMLEANAGAMLMYPMFNYSDGNHDAIREMLTHPAGVLGLSDGGAHCSMICDASYPTFLLTHWARDRRRGEKLPLEYVIRKQSHDTAQLYGMSDRGVISVGKKADVNVIDLDALTLHAPTMAYDLPAGGKRLVQGASGYDATIVSGAVTRRHGVDTGARPGRLVRGTR is encoded by the coding sequence GTGTTCGATCTCAAAATCACCGGCGGCACCGTCGTCGACGGGACCGGTGCCGACCGATTTACCGCCGATGTCGCGATCAAGGACGGAAAGATCGTCGAGGTGCGTCGGCGCGGCGCCAACGACCCGGCCTTGGCCGGCGACGCAGCCGAAACCATCGACGCCACAGGAAAGATCGTCGCCCCCGGCTTCGTTGACATTCACACCCACTATGACGGGCAGGTCTCTTGGGACGCCGTGCTCGAACCGTCGAGTAACCACGGGGTCACCACCGTGGTGGCGGGCAACTGTGGTGTTGGCTTCGCGCCGGTGCGGCCCGGCCAGGAGGAGTGGCTGATCTCCTTGATGGAGGGGGTCGAGGATATCCCCGGCACGGCCTTGACCGAGGGCATCACCTGGGGTTGGGAGACCTTCGGCGAATACCTGGACGTGATCGGACAACGTGAACTGGCTGTCGACATGGGCACCCAGATTGCCCACGGTGCCATCCGGGCCTATGCGATGGGGGAGCGCGGCGCCCGCAACGAAGCAGCGACGCCCGATGACATCAAGGCCATGGCGAAACTTGTGCAGGAGGCTGTAGAGGCTGGAGCACTTGGCTTTTCATCCTCGCGCACGATCGCGCACACCGCCATGGACGGCGAGCCGGTGCCCGGCACCTTTGCTGCCGAAGATGAGTTGTTCGCTCTGGGGCGGGCCACCGCGGCCGCCGGAGCTGCGGTGTTCGAGCTCGCCCCGCAGGGGGCGGCCGGCGAAGATATCGTCGCACCCAAGAAGGAACTCGAATGGATGCGCCGCCTCGGCGAGGAGATCGACTGCGCACTCAGTTTCGCACTGATCCAGGTCGACGCCGACCCCAACCTGTGGCGCGAGCAGCTCGACCTGTCCGCGGCGGCACATCAGGCGGGCAGCCGGCTGTTTCCCCAGGTGGCGGCGCGACCGTTCGGCATGCTGCTGGGCTTCCCCGGCCATCACGCCTTCACGCACCGTCCGACCTACCGGCGCCTGCAAGCCGAATGCACCCGGGAGGAACTCGCGGAGCGGCTCGCGGACCCCAAGGTGCGCGCGGCGATCCTGGCCGAAGAAGACCTGCCGATCGATCCGAACAAACTGTTCGACGGCATGTTCATGCTCGCGCAGAATGTCGCAAACCGGCTGTACCACATCGGCGAACCGCCGGATTATGAACCGACCGACGAGCGCACCGTCGCGGCGATCGCCAAGCAGCGGGGCCTGGATCCGCTGGCGACGATGTATGACCTGATGCTCGAAGCGAATGCCGGTGCGATGCTGATGTATCCGATGTTCAACTACTCCGACGGGAATCACGACGCCATCCGGGAGATGCTCACCCACCCGGCCGGCGTGCTCGGCCTGTCCGACGGCGGTGCGCATTGCAGCATGATCTGTGATGCCTCGTACCCGACGTTCCTGCTGACCCACTGGGCCCGCGACCGTCGCCGCGGCGAGAAGCTGCCGCTGGAGTACGTGATCCGGAAGCAGTCGCACGACACCGCGCAGCTGTACGGCATGTCGGACCGCGGCGTGATCAGCGTGGGGAAGAAGGCCGACGTCAACGTCATCGATCTGGACGCACTGACCTTGCATGCGCCGACCATGGCCTACGACCTGCCCGCGGGTGGAAAGCGATTGGTGCAGGGCGCAAGTGGTTACGACGCAACGATCGTCAGCGGCGCAGTGACGCGCCGTCACGGTGTCGACACCGGGGCCCGTCCGGGTCGGCTGGTGCGCGGAACCCGTTGA
- a CDS encoding metal-dependent hydrolase: protein MTDLIVRKMRFAFADHRVPFLWNETNPAFSSMANAVSFLAIAFEKMIGHMITEAMPFITDPAVAEEAQAFVRQEGQHAMAHRQHAKGLIKAYPGLKETLDEVVKAFDDLTAETPLKYRLAYTADLEATFTPVFKLMLDHDDTLFAPGDDRVASLFLWHFVEEVEHRSSALIIYDAVADDPWYRMRVAPSIFKHVWAVLKIATEGFNKHVPLEERQIDAMSMFGMQARKKALLQKLPFTKTPYDGPVANAFAHLPVREMLTALSGVVRSQVPGHNPAHEKLPVLADEWFRRYEDGYEVTQWYTAGDVADEKAITADV from the coding sequence ATGACGGATCTGATCGTGCGGAAGATGCGGTTCGCGTTCGCGGACCACCGCGTCCCGTTCCTGTGGAACGAGACCAACCCGGCGTTCTCGTCGATGGCCAACGCGGTGTCGTTCCTGGCCATCGCCTTCGAGAAGATGATCGGCCACATGATCACCGAGGCCATGCCGTTCATCACCGACCCGGCGGTGGCCGAGGAGGCCCAGGCCTTCGTGCGGCAGGAAGGCCAGCACGCGATGGCCCACCGTCAGCACGCCAAGGGCCTGATCAAGGCCTACCCGGGCCTCAAGGAGACCCTCGACGAGGTGGTCAAGGCGTTCGACGACCTGACTGCCGAGACGCCGTTGAAGTACCGGTTGGCCTACACCGCCGATCTTGAGGCGACGTTCACCCCGGTGTTCAAGTTGATGCTCGACCACGACGACACACTGTTCGCCCCAGGCGACGACCGGGTGGCGTCACTGTTCCTGTGGCACTTCGTCGAAGAGGTCGAGCACCGCAGTTCGGCGTTGATCATCTACGACGCGGTGGCCGATGACCCGTGGTACCGGATGCGGGTTGCGCCGTCGATCTTCAAGCATGTGTGGGCGGTGCTCAAGATCGCCACGGAAGGCTTCAACAAGCACGTTCCGCTGGAAGAACGCCAGATCGACGCGATGTCGATGTTCGGCATGCAGGCGCGGAAAAAGGCTCTGCTGCAAAAGCTTCCGTTCACCAAGACTCCGTATGACGGACCCGTCGCCAATGCGTTCGCGCACCTGCCGGTGCGCGAGATGCTGACGGCCCTCTCTGGTGTTGTACGCAGTCAGGTTCCGGGCCACAACCCGGCGCACGAGAAGCTGCCGGTGCTGGCCGACGAGTGGTTCCGGCGCTACGAGGACGGCTACGAGGTCACGCAGTGGTACACCGCGGGGGACGTCGCCGACGAGAAAGCGATCACCGCCGATGTCTGA
- a CDS encoding TetR/AcrR family transcriptional regulator, which produces MARRRGWDGRPPGSDEEASERIVAAAVTLIAETGTGISIADVAASLGVIRQTVYRYFPTAEALMHAAAIASVEGFLDRLAESVRGITDPAEAMTEGVMFTLEEVARIPHLRIMLSGPQAATSSVNVASDEGQAFGMRMITRFDVDWEKYGYDESALRELVEFTLRTMLSFFVAPNDPGRSREELRRFLRRWLGGSILAQPADGAR; this is translated from the coding sequence GTGGCGCGTAGGCGCGGGTGGGACGGGCGGCCGCCCGGCAGCGACGAGGAAGCCTCCGAACGCATCGTGGCCGCCGCCGTGACGCTGATCGCCGAGACGGGCACCGGGATCAGCATCGCCGACGTCGCGGCATCGCTCGGCGTCATCCGCCAGACCGTGTACCGCTACTTCCCCACCGCCGAGGCCCTGATGCACGCGGCTGCGATCGCCTCGGTGGAAGGCTTTCTCGATCGGCTCGCCGAGAGCGTGCGAGGGATCACCGATCCCGCTGAGGCGATGACCGAAGGCGTCATGTTCACGTTGGAGGAGGTCGCCCGCATACCGCACCTCCGCATCATGCTGTCCGGACCGCAGGCCGCAACCAGTTCGGTCAACGTCGCCTCCGACGAAGGTCAGGCCTTCGGCATGCGGATGATCACCCGGTTCGACGTCGACTGGGAGAAGTACGGATACGACGAGTCCGCACTACGCGAACTCGTGGAATTCACGCTTCGCACCATGCTGTCGTTCTTCGTCGCGCCCAACGATCCCGGCCGCAGCCGAGAAGAGTTGCGACGCTTCCTCAGACGCTGGCTGGGCGGGTCGATTCTGGCTCAGCCTGCCGATGGCGCGCGATGA
- a CDS encoding glycosyltransferase family 1 protein has translation MRVAIVAESFLPNVNGVTNSVLRVIEHLRRTGHEVLVIAPDAPRGQPPADRVHDGVRVHRVPSRMFPKVTSLPLGVPRPRMVNVLRGFDPDVVHLASPALLGWGGVHAARYLGVPTVAVFQTDVAGFAESYGVGVLSRASWAWTRRLHSKADRTLAPSTSAMENLEAHRIPRVFKWGRGVDITGFAPSARDERLRSAWSPEGRPIVGFVGRLAPEKHVERLAALAGRDDLQLVVVGDGVDRAKLQTTLPTAVFTGELHGPELAEAYASMDVFVHPGEHETFCQAVQEAMASGLPVVAPDAGGPRDLVAPYRTGLLLPVDEFSSALPAAVEHLIAERPRYSVAARRSVLGRTWPAICDELIGHYEAVQGLRHLRAA, from the coding sequence GTGCGCGTTGCGATCGTTGCAGAGTCCTTCCTCCCGAATGTCAACGGCGTCACCAACTCGGTGCTTCGGGTGATCGAGCATCTCCGCCGCACCGGCCATGAGGTACTCGTCATCGCCCCGGATGCCCCGCGGGGTCAGCCGCCGGCCGATCGTGTGCATGACGGGGTACGTGTGCACCGGGTGCCTTCGCGGATGTTTCCCAAGGTGACCTCGCTGCCGCTGGGCGTGCCGCGGCCCCGGATGGTGAATGTGCTGCGCGGCTTCGACCCCGATGTCGTGCACCTCGCCTCACCCGCCTTGCTCGGCTGGGGTGGCGTGCACGCCGCCCGCTACCTGGGGGTGCCGACGGTGGCGGTGTTCCAGACCGATGTCGCCGGTTTCGCCGAGAGCTACGGGGTCGGTGTTCTGTCGCGGGCGTCGTGGGCGTGGACCCGTCGTCTGCACAGCAAGGCCGACCGCACCCTGGCCCCGTCCACCTCGGCGATGGAAAACCTGGAGGCCCACCGGATTCCCCGGGTGTTCAAGTGGGGACGCGGCGTGGACATCACCGGGTTCGCCCCGTCGGCCCGCGATGAGCGACTACGGTCGGCGTGGTCTCCGGAGGGCAGGCCGATCGTCGGGTTCGTCGGACGGCTGGCGCCGGAGAAGCATGTGGAACGGCTGGCCGCGCTGGCCGGGCGCGACGACCTGCAGCTGGTGGTGGTCGGTGACGGGGTGGACCGCGCCAAACTCCAAACGACATTGCCCACAGCGGTTTTCACCGGGGAGCTGCATGGGCCGGAACTTGCCGAGGCCTACGCCAGCATGGACGTGTTCGTCCACCCCGGCGAGCATGAGACGTTCTGCCAGGCGGTGCAGGAGGCGATGGCGTCAGGTCTGCCGGTGGTCGCACCCGACGCCGGCGGGCCCCGGGATCTGGTGGCGCCGTACCGCACCGGGTTGTTGCTTCCCGTCGACGAATTCTCCTCGGCGCTGCCTGCGGCCGTCGAGCATCTGATCGCCGAGCGACCGCGTTATTCGGTGGCTGCCCGGCGCAGTGTGCTGGGCCGCACCTGGCCGGCCATCTGCGACGAACTGATCGGCCATTACGAGGCCGTGCAGGGCCTGCGTCACCTGCGTGCCGCCTGA
- a CDS encoding aconitate hydratase — protein MPESVTQKLISSHLVSGAMTPGEEIAIRIDQTLTQDATGTLVMQELEALGLDRARTEVSVQYVDHNLLQTDEKNAEDHEYLRTAAQHFGLWFSKPGNGVSHPTHMQRFGIPGKTMVGSDSHTPAAGSLGMLAIGVGGLEVALAIAGEPLHLRAPEVWGIRLEGELPQWCSAKDVILEMLRRHDVKGGVNRIMEYFGPGLAGLSAMDRHVIANMGAELGATTTVFPSDDAVREFLTAEDRGDDWIELVADDGAQYDIDEVIDLSQLEPLIAKPSSPGNVVPVSEVAGEPVAQVVIGSSANPGLRDFAIAAAMVHGHQTSPDVSFDVNPTSREILTDLTRMGATTELVINGARIHQAGCMGCIGMGQAPATGRNSLRTMPRNFPGRSGTREDSVWLCSPETAAASAITGVITDPRQWAADNGIEYPTLNLPTHSSVNTAMLVAPSTPEQALAVEVIKGPNISSLPELTPLSDEIEAPVLLKVGDNISTDEISPAGARALPFRSNIPKLAMFSFTQIDETYPERAQSAQTGHIIVGGENYGQGSSREHAAIAPRYLGLQAVIAKSFARIHWQNLANFGVLALEFLNTADYDTVAQGDVLTLTNLRQAVSAGQPITVTNTTQRTTFRVRHRLSPRQIQHVLAGGLIPWLAAQG, from the coding sequence ATGCCGGAAAGCGTCACACAGAAGTTGATCAGTTCGCACCTCGTCTCCGGGGCGATGACACCCGGAGAGGAGATCGCGATCCGCATCGACCAGACGCTGACGCAGGACGCGACCGGAACCCTGGTGATGCAGGAGCTCGAGGCACTCGGGCTCGACCGGGCCCGCACCGAGGTCAGCGTGCAGTACGTCGATCACAACCTGCTGCAGACCGACGAGAAGAACGCCGAAGACCACGAGTACCTGCGCACCGCCGCGCAGCATTTCGGGCTGTGGTTCTCCAAGCCCGGCAACGGCGTCTCGCACCCGACGCACATGCAGAGGTTCGGCATACCGGGCAAGACGATGGTGGGTTCGGACTCGCATACTCCGGCGGCCGGCTCGTTGGGCATGCTGGCGATCGGGGTCGGCGGGCTCGAGGTGGCGCTGGCCATCGCCGGTGAACCACTGCACCTGCGGGCACCCGAAGTGTGGGGTATCCGGCTGGAAGGCGAGCTCCCGCAATGGTGTTCAGCCAAAGACGTCATCCTGGAAATGCTCCGGCGCCATGACGTCAAGGGCGGCGTCAACCGCATCATGGAGTATTTCGGTCCCGGGCTTGCCGGGCTATCGGCGATGGATCGCCATGTCATCGCCAACATGGGCGCGGAACTCGGCGCGACCACGACCGTGTTTCCCAGCGACGACGCGGTGCGCGAATTCCTCACCGCCGAGGACCGCGGCGACGACTGGATCGAACTCGTCGCCGACGACGGCGCCCAATATGACATCGACGAGGTCATCGATCTCTCACAACTCGAACCGCTGATCGCCAAGCCGTCGTCACCCGGCAACGTGGTCCCGGTCTCCGAGGTCGCCGGCGAACCCGTCGCTCAGGTGGTCATCGGCTCCAGCGCCAACCCCGGCCTACGGGACTTCGCGATCGCCGCGGCCATGGTGCACGGCCACCAGACCTCACCCGATGTCAGCTTCGACGTCAACCCGACCTCGCGCGAGATCCTCACCGACCTGACACGCATGGGCGCCACCACCGAGCTCGTCATCAACGGTGCCCGCATCCACCAGGCCGGCTGCATGGGCTGCATCGGCATGGGCCAGGCCCCGGCCACCGGCCGCAACTCCCTGCGCACCATGCCCCGCAACTTCCCCGGCCGGTCCGGCACCAGAGAAGACTCGGTGTGGCTGTGTTCACCAGAAACCGCTGCGGCATCGGCGATCACGGGCGTCATCACCGATCCGCGACAATGGGCAGCAGACAACGGCATCGAGTACCCGACGCTGAATCTGCCCACGCACTCCAGCGTCAACACCGCCATGCTGGTCGCCCCGTCCACGCCCGAGCAGGCGCTGGCCGTGGAGGTTATCAAGGGCCCCAACATCTCCAGCCTGCCCGAGCTGACACCGCTGTCCGATGAGATCGAGGCGCCGGTCCTGCTCAAGGTCGGCGACAACATCTCCACCGACGAGATCTCGCCGGCAGGTGCGCGCGCCCTGCCGTTCCGGTCCAACATTCCCAAGCTGGCCATGTTCAGCTTCACCCAGATCGACGAGACCTACCCGGAACGGGCGCAATCCGCTCAAACCGGCCACATCATCGTCGGCGGGGAGAACTACGGCCAGGGCTCGTCACGCGAGCACGCCGCGATCGCGCCCCGCTATTTGGGGCTGCAGGCGGTGATCGCCAAGTCCTTCGCCCGCATCCATTGGCAGAACCTCGCCAATTTCGGCGTGCTGGCACTGGAATTCCTCAACACCGCCGACTATGACACGGTGGCGCAGGGCGATGTACTCACCCTCACCAACCTCCGTCAGGCGGTGTCCGCCGGCCAACCGATCACGGTCACCAACACCACGCAGCGCACGACTTTCAGAGTGCGCCATCGCCTTTCACCGCGACAGATCCAGCACGTGCTGGCCGGTGGCCTGATCCCCTGGCTGGCCGCGCAGGGCTAG
- a CDS encoding nitroreductase/quinone reductase family protein: protein MTEQSVPSSGAWGLGADAEEISRLSETGLDEMPAINADVVQQYRENHGVINTGLFAGMPGLLLRTKGARSGKPRVNPLYRFDFEGSWYVIGADGGNPKTPAWVYNLRAEPKTSVEVGNGTAAVVTYEVTARELPESERNRVWAELLREIPHIDGFQARTDGRVIPVFELSARK from the coding sequence ATGACTGAACAGAGTGTGCCGTCCTCCGGCGCATGGGGCCTGGGCGCCGACGCTGAGGAAATCAGTCGGCTCAGCGAAACTGGCCTTGACGAGATGCCAGCCATCAACGCCGATGTGGTCCAGCAGTACCGGGAGAATCACGGAGTGATCAACACCGGGTTGTTCGCGGGGATGCCAGGCCTGCTTCTGCGCACGAAAGGGGCGCGGTCGGGTAAGCCCAGGGTGAACCCCCTGTACAGGTTTGACTTCGAGGGCAGCTGGTACGTCATCGGCGCAGATGGGGGAAACCCCAAAACCCCAGCTTGGGTGTACAACCTACGAGCAGAGCCCAAGACATCGGTCGAGGTCGGCAACGGGACCGCGGCGGTGGTGACTTACGAAGTGACGGCCAGAGAGTTACCGGAATCGGAACGCAACCGGGTGTGGGCGGAGCTGCTGCGCGAAATTCCGCATATTGACGGATTCCAGGCGAGAACCGACGGCCGCGTGATCCCGGTATTCGAGCTGTCGGCAAGGAAGTAG